Genomic DNA from Atribacterota bacterium:
TTAAAAAAGAAGGAAAAGAAAGAATTCCTTTTGTTATGATCACTATAACAAATAATACCGGAGGCGGCCAACCAGTATCAATGAAAAATATAAGAGAAGTCCGCAAGTTGACTCAAAAATATGGTATATCCTTATATATTGATGCAGCTCGCTGTGCGGAAAATGCCTACTTTATACAGCAAAGAGAGCCAGGTTATAAAGAAAAAACTGTTGCTGAGATTGTAAAAGAACAATTTAGTTATGTCGATGGCTGCACCATGAGTGCCAAAAAAGATCCCCTTGTTAATATGGGTGGATTTATTGGTTTACATCAAAAGGATTTATATTTTAAGATACTTCCACATATTGTTTTGAATGAGGGTTTTGTTACCTATGGAGGAATGTCAGGACGAGACCTGGAAGCTCTAGCACAGGGTTTGCGCGAAATGGTTGATGATGCTTATATTGCTAATCGAGTGCGTCAGGTTCAATATCTAGGTGATCGATTATACGAAATTGGTATACCCATGGTTAGACCTATAGGCGGTCATGCTGTTTTCGTTGATGCGAAGGGATTTCTACCACATATTCCCTTGGATCGATATCCTTCTGAATCATTAGCAGTTGCACTATATATTGAAGCAGGCGTCAGAGGAATTGGCCTTGGAAAGTTAGCCTTTGGAGAAGAATCTCAAATGGAGCTACTTCGCTTGGCTATTCCACGCAGAGTATATACTGATCGACATATGGATGTTGTGGT
This window encodes:
- a CDS encoding tryptophanase; translated protein: MNNEGFIAEPYRIKSVEPIKLIPREEREKKIKEAHYNIFNLKAEDVYIDLLTDSGTSAMSHRQWGALMMGDESYAGARSWFNFTKAVQDIMGFEYVVPTHQGRPAESFLFRTLMKKGDIIPFNMPFDSTGAHVLDKGGTFVECVKDIAYQPLEEAPFKGDIDLEKLEKVIKKEGKERIPFVMITITNNTGGGQPVSMKNIREVRKLTQKYGISLYIDAARCAENAYFIQQREPGYKEKTVAEIVKEQFSYVDGCTMSAKKDPLVNMGGFIGLHQKDLYFKILPHIVLNEGFVTYGGMSGRDLEALAQGLREMVDDAYIANRVRQVQYLGDRLYEIGIPMVRPIGGHAVFVDAKGFLPHIPLDRYPSESLAVALYIEAGVRGIGLGKLAFGEESQMELLRLAIPRRVYTDRHMDVVVEGFKKIIKQKDKVKGIKIVSAPEVLKHFLCQLDLT